A genomic window from Chelonoidis abingdonii isolate Lonesome George chromosome 26, CheloAbing_2.0, whole genome shotgun sequence includes:
- the YIPF2 gene encoding protein YIPF2 isoform X1: MAAPDELQFREFDEAADLLAGNPDATTTSINERQSHVAVNMSADYEEGELGEETDKTELLSGQKKQPSFWTFEYYQTFFDVDTYQVLDRIKGSLLPLPGKNFVRHHLRNNPDLYGPFWICATLAFTLAIGSNVAHALEKRGDPSFHYSPQFHKVTIAGLITYCYAWLVPLALWGYLQWRKGLSIHVGSYSFLETVCVYGYSLFVYIPTSILWLIPASWLQWLLLAFAAALSGSILVLAFWPLLRSDSKPATLATLAAIVSLHVLLAVGCKLYFFQTLPSTIPPVHPLVTAQHPTVLLPRPANASVPLHH; the protein is encoded by the exons ATGGCCGCCCCGGACGAGCTCCAGTTTCGTG AATTCGACGAGGCAGCCGACTTGCTGGCCGGGAACCCCGATGCCACAACCACCAGTATCAACGAGCGGCAAAGCCACGTGGCCGTGAACATGAGCGCCGACTACGAGGAGGGCGAGCTAGGGGAGGAGACAGATAAAACCGAG CTCCTGAGTGGCCAGAAGAAGCAGCCCAGTTTCTGGACCTTCGAATACTACCAGACTTTCTTTGATGTCGACACCTACCAG GTGCTGGACAGGATAAAGGGGTCTCTGTTGCCGTTGCCTGGGAAGAACTTTGTACGGCACCATTTACGGAACAACCCTGACCTATATG GGCCCTTCTGGATCTGCGCCACGCTGGCCTTCACGCTTGCCATCGGCAGCAACGTGGCCCATGCCCTGGAGAAACGGGGTGACCCCTCCTTCCACTACAGCCCCCAGTTCCACAAAG tGACCATCGCTGGGCTCATAACCTACTGCTACGCCTGGCTGGTGCCCCTGGCCCTCTGGGGCTACCTGCAGTGGCGCAAGGGCctcagcatccacgtgggatcaTACAGCTTCCTGGAGACGGTCTGCGTGTACGGCTACTCGCTCTTCGTTTACATCCCCACCTCG ATCCTGTGGCTGATCCCGGCTTCCTGGCTCCAGTGGCTCCTGCTGGCCTTCGCCGCAGCGCTCTCAGGCTCCATTCTGGTTCTTGCCTTCTGGCCACTGCTCCGCTCCGACAGCAAGCCGGCCACACTGGCCACGCTGGCCGCCATCGTCTCGCTCCACGTGCTGCTGGCCGTCGGCTGCAAG CTCTATTTTTTCCAGACGCTGCCCAGCACTATCCCTCCAGTGCACCCCCTGGTCACGGCCCAGCACCCCACAGTGCTGCTCCCTCGCCCGGCCAATGCCTCCGTCCCCCTCCACCACTGA
- the YIPF2 gene encoding protein YIPF2 isoform X2 encodes MAAPDELQFREFDEAADLLAGNPDATTTSINERQSHVAVNMSADYEEGELGEETDKTELLSGQKKQPSFWTFEYYQTFFDVDTYQVLDRIKGSLLPLPGKNFVRHHLRNNPDLYVTIAGLITYCYAWLVPLALWGYLQWRKGLSIHVGSYSFLETVCVYGYSLFVYIPTSILWLIPASWLQWLLLAFAAALSGSILVLAFWPLLRSDSKPATLATLAAIVSLHVLLAVGCKLYFFQTLPSTIPPVHPLVTAQHPTVLLPRPANASVPLHH; translated from the exons ATGGCCGCCCCGGACGAGCTCCAGTTTCGTG AATTCGACGAGGCAGCCGACTTGCTGGCCGGGAACCCCGATGCCACAACCACCAGTATCAACGAGCGGCAAAGCCACGTGGCCGTGAACATGAGCGCCGACTACGAGGAGGGCGAGCTAGGGGAGGAGACAGATAAAACCGAG CTCCTGAGTGGCCAGAAGAAGCAGCCCAGTTTCTGGACCTTCGAATACTACCAGACTTTCTTTGATGTCGACACCTACCAG GTGCTGGACAGGATAAAGGGGTCTCTGTTGCCGTTGCCTGGGAAGAACTTTGTACGGCACCATTTACGGAACAACCCTGACCTATATG tGACCATCGCTGGGCTCATAACCTACTGCTACGCCTGGCTGGTGCCCCTGGCCCTCTGGGGCTACCTGCAGTGGCGCAAGGGCctcagcatccacgtgggatcaTACAGCTTCCTGGAGACGGTCTGCGTGTACGGCTACTCGCTCTTCGTTTACATCCCCACCTCG ATCCTGTGGCTGATCCCGGCTTCCTGGCTCCAGTGGCTCCTGCTGGCCTTCGCCGCAGCGCTCTCAGGCTCCATTCTGGTTCTTGCCTTCTGGCCACTGCTCCGCTCCGACAGCAAGCCGGCCACACTGGCCACGCTGGCCGCCATCGTCTCGCTCCACGTGCTGCTGGCCGTCGGCTGCAAG CTCTATTTTTTCCAGACGCTGCCCAGCACTATCCCTCCAGTGCACCCCCTGGTCACGGCCCAGCACCCCACAGTGCTGCTCCCTCGCCCGGCCAATGCCTCCGTCCCCCTCCACCACTGA